The Bacteriovorax sp. Seq25_V genome window below encodes:
- a CDS encoding endonuclease I family protein — protein sequence MKTTLLLLSLTLNSLCFALSSYYDSSAVVELTSGNLSDDSLLNYVGKVASKNFKPLGYKKNAKKQLFGYVDLKQDDRGYYVKDVYCNYEIRAGVGPLKVPANEVMNVEHTWPQSKGAKAEPGRGDLHHLFPTDSRANSARGNHPFGEISNGKDARDNCEISQRGNIDSTTGKGSTGTYGFEPPIEHRGNVARAMFYVSAKYKYRLSELEEYYLRKWHTEDPVDADEISRNDKVQEAQGNRNPFIDYPQLVKRVSDF from the coding sequence TTGAAAACAACATTACTTTTACTCTCTCTGACTTTGAATTCATTATGCTTCGCACTAAGTAGCTATTATGATTCTTCAGCTGTAGTAGAGCTTACAAGTGGAAATCTCTCTGATGATTCCCTACTCAATTATGTAGGTAAAGTAGCTTCAAAAAACTTCAAGCCTCTTGGCTATAAAAAGAATGCAAAGAAGCAATTATTTGGTTATGTAGATCTTAAGCAAGATGACCGAGGTTATTATGTTAAAGATGTTTACTGTAACTATGAAATTAGAGCAGGAGTTGGTCCTTTAAAAGTTCCAGCAAATGAAGTAATGAATGTTGAGCACACATGGCCTCAATCAAAGGGTGCAAAAGCAGAACCTGGAAGAGGAGATCTTCACCACTTATTCCCAACAGATTCAAGAGCAAATTCAGCAAGAGGAAACCATCCTTTTGGTGAAATTTCTAATGGTAAAGATGCTCGTGATAATTGTGAAATTTCACAACGTGGAAATATTGATTCAACAACAGGAAAAGGATCAACTGGAACTTATGGTTTTGAACCACCAATAGAGCACAGAGGAAATGTTGCAAGAGCAATGTTCTACGTTTCTGCAAAGTACAAATATAGACTTTCAGAGCTAGAAGAATACTATCTTAGAAAATGGCACACTGAAGATCCTGTCGATGCTGATGAGATTTCTCGAAACGATAAAGTTCAAGAAGCTCAAGGAAATAGAAATCCATTTATTGACTACCCACAATTAGTAAAAAGAGTTTCTGACTTTTAA
- a CDS encoding fibronectin type III domain-containing protein yields the protein MMNKYYKIILILPLILLTLTGCHPSKKKDKPAPAPTLTTGENRPVTNPEVLPPSEQPITKSIKLSWDAPVERENGDRLYAYEIGGYEIVWQKEGETQWNSIVLYDDQSYMLEEHTIPELTPGTYFFAIACFDIDGLYSRFTDPLIKEVN from the coding sequence ATGATGAACAAATATTACAAAATTATATTAATTCTCCCACTAATCTTGTTAACACTTACAGGCTGTCATCCATCAAAGAAAAAGGATAAGCCCGCACCTGCACCAACTCTAACCACTGGAGAGAATAGACCAGTAACAAATCCAGAAGTTCTGCCACCATCAGAACAGCCGATAACAAAGAGTATTAAATTAAGTTGGGATGCTCCAGTAGAAAGAGAAAATGGAGATAGACTCTATGCCTATGAAATTGGAGGCTATGAAATAGTTTGGCAAAAAGAAGGTGAAACCCAATGGAATAGTATCGTTCTTTACGATGATCAAAGCTATATGTTGGAAGAACATACAATACCTGAGTTAACACCCGGTACATATTTCTTTGCCATTGCTTGCTTTGACATCGATGGTCTGTATAGCAGATTTACAGACCCTCTTATCAAAGAAGTTAACTAA
- a CDS encoding di-heme oxidoredictase family protein codes for MIKTMSLIFLLLTVNANELYPAGSGTTSDLSVQAFSHPMKSVRGQDRRDFVVGNSFFQTVWVTSPSSTPLRDGLGPIYNATSCAACHFKDGRGRGLPEVDGRTDISLLFRIRVKDAQGNITPHPEYGGQFQPFGLSGVEGEGESRVSFSKVTGKFADGTSYELQKPNYVFSKLTQGQFSNNTILSPRVGPQMIGLGLLENIREADILKNVDPNDKDGNGISGRANFVYSEILKTKVIGRFGWKAGKPSLIEQNAAAFNGDIGITTNIFPEEECSYVQSDCISKMTAIDLEDDLLNKVTKYTQLLAVPVRRIDNPEASKRGQNNFHQIGCQSCHTPSYTTGNSSEYAVLNNQKIYPYTDMLLHDMGKELADHDEVLANEGEATTYEWRTPPLWGLGMIETVNGHTRYLHDGRARNLEEAILWHGGEAKLVKEKYLKLSKLEREDLVKFLKSL; via the coding sequence ATGATTAAGACAATGTCACTTATATTCTTATTATTAACTGTGAATGCTAATGAGTTGTATCCTGCGGGATCAGGAACAACTTCTGATTTATCGGTACAAGCATTTAGTCATCCGATGAAGAGTGTTCGGGGGCAAGATAGAAGAGACTTTGTCGTAGGAAATAGTTTTTTCCAAACAGTATGGGTAACATCTCCATCTTCGACACCTCTTCGAGATGGACTGGGACCCATTTACAATGCAACTTCATGTGCGGCTTGTCACTTTAAAGATGGTCGAGGAAGAGGTCTTCCAGAAGTCGATGGGAGAACGGATATCTCTCTTCTTTTTAGAATTAGAGTGAAAGATGCTCAAGGTAATATTACTCCCCATCCCGAATATGGTGGTCAGTTTCAACCATTCGGACTTAGTGGAGTAGAGGGGGAGGGTGAGTCTCGTGTGAGCTTTTCTAAAGTTACCGGGAAATTTGCAGATGGGACTTCGTATGAATTACAAAAACCAAATTATGTTTTTTCGAAGTTAACACAAGGCCAATTTAGCAACAACACAATTCTTTCCCCTCGAGTTGGACCACAGATGATCGGGCTTGGGCTCCTAGAGAATATTAGAGAAGCAGATATTTTAAAAAATGTAGATCCTAATGATAAGGATGGAAATGGAATTTCGGGTCGTGCAAATTTTGTATACTCAGAAATCTTAAAAACTAAAGTAATAGGCCGTTTTGGTTGGAAGGCCGGAAAGCCTAGTCTTATTGAACAAAATGCAGCTGCCTTTAATGGAGATATTGGAATTACAACTAATATATTTCCGGAAGAAGAATGTTCATATGTTCAATCTGATTGCATATCCAAAATGACTGCGATCGACCTTGAAGACGACTTGTTAAATAAAGTCACGAAGTATACACAGCTACTCGCTGTACCTGTGAGAAGAATTGATAATCCGGAGGCAAGTAAAAGAGGGCAGAATAACTTTCACCAAATCGGTTGTCAGTCCTGTCATACTCCAAGTTATACGACAGGTAATAGTTCTGAATATGCTGTTTTAAATAATCAAAAAATTTATCCTTACACAGATATGCTTCTCCATGACATGGGAAAAGAACTCGCGGACCATGATGAAGTTCTTGCAAATGAAGGAGAGGCGACAACATACGAGTGGCGTACTCCTCCACTTTGGGGACTTGGTATGATTGAAACAGTCAATGGTCATACTCGCTACTTACATGATGGGCGTGCAAGAAACCTAGAAGAAGCAATTCTTTGGCATGGTGGGGAGGCCAAGCTAGTTAAAGAGAAATATTTAAAACTTTCAAAGCTTGAAAGAGAAGATTTAGTTAAATTTTTAAAAAGTTTATAG
- a CDS encoding imelysin family protein, whose translation MKGLFSKFLILLMFCVAASAGSITSNYANHVYSTYKSSLEEAMKLDRALRTFVQNPSVFTQEVAKNAWKSARAPYGQSEVFRFYNGPIDMDGGPEGLLNAWPLDEAYIDYVVGSTNAGIINDTDNYPEITKELLESLNELDGEKNISTGYHAIEFLLWGQDLYVDGAGQRSFTDYVPGIGLNAQRRGEYLLVASELLLDHLTMLVDAWAPNTDNYRAEFLKLDDKVALKNILSGIIYMSGDELSGERMYVAYETMGQEDEHSCFSDMTHMDIQWNFWGVENILKATGLLNGVRTTNAALAQNVSDRVSKIKEMLAAIPQPFDQAILSETGRAQILASVEEMEALAVELVEVSEVLGAKVDF comes from the coding sequence ATGAAAGGTTTATTTTCTAAGTTTTTGATATTATTGATGTTTTGTGTAGCTGCTTCGGCCGGCTCAATCACTTCAAATTATGCAAACCACGTTTATTCAACTTATAAGAGCTCTCTAGAAGAGGCAATGAAACTTGATCGTGCACTTAGAACTTTTGTTCAAAACCCAAGTGTTTTCACTCAAGAGGTAGCGAAGAATGCTTGGAAAAGTGCACGTGCTCCTTATGGTCAAAGTGAAGTTTTCAGATTTTACAATGGTCCAATCGATATGGATGGTGGGCCGGAAGGTTTGTTAAATGCATGGCCGCTAGATGAGGCCTATATTGATTATGTCGTTGGTTCAACTAATGCTGGAATTATCAACGATACAGATAATTACCCAGAAATTACAAAAGAGCTTCTTGAGTCTCTTAACGAACTTGATGGAGAGAAGAATATTTCTACAGGTTATCATGCGATTGAATTCCTTTTATGGGGACAAGATCTTTACGTTGATGGTGCAGGTCAAAGATCATTTACTGATTATGTTCCTGGGATTGGTTTAAACGCGCAAAGAAGAGGAGAATACCTTCTTGTTGCTTCAGAACTACTTCTAGACCATCTTACAATGCTAGTTGATGCATGGGCCCCAAATACTGATAATTACCGCGCAGAATTCTTAAAGCTTGATGACAAAGTAGCTCTTAAAAATATTCTTTCAGGAATTATTTATATGTCAGGCGACGAACTTTCAGGTGAGAGAATGTATGTCGCTTATGAAACAATGGGACAAGAAGATGAGCACTCATGTTTTTCTGATATGACTCATATGGATATCCAGTGGAACTTCTGGGGAGTTGAAAATATTTTAAAAGCAACAGGGCTTTTGAATGGTGTTCGTACTACAAATGCAGCGCTGGCACAAAATGTTTCAGATAGAGTTTCTAAAATTAAAGAAATGTTAGCAGCCATTCCTCAGCCATTTGATCAAGCAATTCTAAGCGAAACTGGTAGAGCACAAATTCTAGCGTCAGTTGAAGAAATGGAAGCGCTAGCAGTGGAACTAGTTGAAGTATCTGAAGTACTTGGTGCAAAAGTAGATTTTTAG
- the nqrF gene encoding NADH:ubiquinone reductase (Na(+)-transporting) subunit F → MNVIVLGVLMFTVVILALVLVILFAKSKLVSTGDIKLVINGEKTVTIPAGGKLLNVLADQKLFVSSACGGGGTCGQCKVVVNEGGGEILETELSHISKKEAREGVRLSCQVAVKNDMKIHVHEEVFGVKKWKCKVISNNNVATFIKEFKLALPEGESVPFRAGGFIQIERPAGLKIDYKDFDVEEEYRSDWDKFKIWDNVSYVEDETIRAYSMANYPEEYGIIMLNVRIASPPPNNPTVPPGKMSSYIFSLKPGDEVTISGPFGEFFARETDKEMVFVGGGAGMAPMRSHIFDQLKRLHSKRKMTFWYGARSKREMFYVEDFDGLQAENDNFTWHCALSDALPEDNWTGYTGFIHNVLFEEYLKNHPAPEDCEYYLCGPPIMNKCVIDMLLSLGVEREDIMLDDFGG, encoded by the coding sequence ATGAATGTTATTGTACTTGGTGTTTTAATGTTTACAGTGGTTATCCTGGCACTGGTACTCGTTATTCTATTTGCTAAGAGTAAGCTTGTCTCTACTGGGGATATTAAGCTTGTAATTAATGGTGAAAAGACTGTGACGATTCCAGCTGGTGGAAAGCTACTTAATGTACTTGCTGATCAAAAGCTATTTGTTTCTTCTGCCTGTGGTGGTGGGGGTACTTGTGGTCAGTGTAAAGTTGTTGTTAATGAAGGTGGGGGAGAAATCCTTGAAACTGAATTATCACATATCTCTAAAAAAGAAGCTCGTGAAGGTGTTCGTCTATCGTGTCAGGTTGCTGTAAAGAACGACATGAAGATTCATGTACACGAAGAAGTTTTTGGAGTTAAGAAATGGAAGTGTAAAGTTATCTCTAATAATAACGTTGCGACTTTCATTAAAGAGTTCAAGCTTGCGCTTCCAGAAGGTGAGAGCGTTCCTTTTAGAGCTGGGGGGTTCATTCAAATTGAAAGACCTGCTGGTTTAAAAATTGATTATAAAGACTTTGATGTAGAAGAAGAATATCGTTCAGATTGGGATAAATTTAAAATCTGGGATAACGTTTCTTACGTAGAAGATGAGACAATTAGAGCATACTCAATGGCAAACTACCCGGAAGAGTACGGTATCATCATGCTTAACGTACGTATTGCTTCTCCTCCGCCGAATAATCCAACTGTTCCTCCGGGGAAAATGTCTTCATACATCTTCAGCTTAAAACCTGGTGATGAAGTAACAATTTCTGGTCCATTTGGAGAGTTCTTCGCTCGTGAAACTGACAAAGAAATGGTTTTTGTTGGTGGGGGAGCTGGTATGGCGCCAATGAGATCGCACATCTTTGATCAGTTAAAGAGACTTCACTCTAAGAGAAAGATGACTTTCTGGTATGGTGCGAGATCTAAGAGAGAGATGTTCTATGTTGAAGACTTTGATGGTCTACAAGCTGAGAATGATAATTTTACATGGCATTGTGCTCTTTCTGATGCACTTCCCGAAGATAACTGGACTGGTTACACAGGGTTTATTCACAACGTACTTTTTGAAGAGTACTTAAAGAATCACCCAGCACCAGAAGATTGTGAGTACTATCTATGTGGACCTCCGATCATGAATAAGTGTGTTATTGATATGCTTCTTTCACTTGGTGTTGAAAGAGAAGATATCATGCTTGATGACTTTGGTGGTTAA
- the nqrE gene encoding NADH:ubiquinone reductase (Na(+)-transporting) subunit E has translation MLEHYLSLFIKAVFIENLALSFFLGMCTFLAVSKKVKTSVGLGVAVVVVQTLTVPLNNLLYNYLLKENALKWAGVLGVDLSFLGLISYIAVIAAVVQILEMTLDKFFPALYNALGIFLPLITVNCAIMGGSLFMVERDYNFAESVVYGIGSGFGWALAIAALAGIREKMKYSDVPEGLRGLGITFITVGLMALGFLSFSGIQL, from the coding sequence ATGTTAGAGCATTATTTAAGCTTATTTATAAAAGCAGTATTCATTGAAAACTTAGCACTTTCTTTTTTCTTAGGTATGTGTACCTTCTTGGCCGTATCAAAAAAAGTAAAGACGTCTGTTGGTTTAGGGGTTGCAGTTGTTGTTGTTCAAACATTAACTGTTCCTCTAAACAATTTATTGTATAACTACCTTTTAAAAGAAAACGCACTTAAGTGGGCAGGAGTTCTTGGAGTAGATTTATCTTTCCTTGGTCTTATTTCTTATATCGCGGTAATTGCAGCTGTCGTTCAAATCCTAGAGATGACTCTAGATAAGTTCTTCCCAGCTCTTTACAACGCACTAGGAATTTTCTTACCTCTAATTACTGTAAACTGTGCCATCATGGGGGGGTCACTTTTCATGGTAGAGAGAGATTATAATTTCGCAGAAAGTGTTGTTTACGGAATTGGATCTGGTTTTGGTTGGGCGCTAGCTATTGCGGCTCTTGCAGGTATCAGAGAAAAGATGAAGTACAGTGATGTTCCTGAAGGTCTAAGAGGTCTAGGGATTACTTTTATTACTGTTGGACTAATGGCCCTTGGATTCCTTTCATTTTCAGGAATTCAACTTTAA
- a CDS encoding NADH:ubiquinone reductase (Na(+)-transporting) subunit D translates to MSIKKTLFEPVFNNNPIALQILGICSALAVTTKLESALVMAFAVTVVTAFSNFFVSIIRNHIPSAIRIIVQMTVIASLVIVTDQILKAFVYDVAKSMSVYIGLIITNCIVMGRAEAYAMKNTPLMSFMDGIGNGLGYSFILIVVAFFRELLGSGTVLGYVIMPTVNNGGWYVPNGMALLAPSAFFLIGMIIWVLRTFNKDQVEHN, encoded by the coding sequence ATGAGTATTAAAAAGACCCTATTTGAACCAGTTTTTAATAATAACCCAATCGCTTTACAGATCCTTGGGATTTGTTCGGCACTTGCTGTTACGACTAAGCTTGAGTCAGCACTTGTTATGGCATTTGCCGTGACTGTTGTTACTGCTTTTTCTAACTTCTTTGTTTCTATTATTAGAAACCACATTCCATCTGCGATTAGAATTATCGTTCAGATGACAGTTATTGCTTCACTCGTAATTGTTACTGATCAGATTCTTAAAGCATTTGTTTATGATGTTGCAAAATCAATGTCGGTTTACATTGGTCTTATCATCACAAACTGTATTGTTATGGGACGTGCAGAAGCTTACGCAATGAAGAACACTCCTTTGATGTCATTCATGGATGGTATTGGTAACGGACTTGGATACTCTTTCATTCTAATCGTAGTTGCTTTCTTTAGAGAGTTACTTGGTTCAGGAACAGTTCTTGGTTATGTAATCATGCCAACAGTAAACAATGGTGGATGGTATGTACCAAATGGTATGGCACTTCTTGCACCATCTGCGTTTTTCTTAATTGGTATGATCATTTGGGTTCTACGTACATTTAATAAAGATCAAGTAGAGCACAATTAG
- a CDS encoding Na(+)-translocating NADH-quinone reductase subunit C — translation MSNDSTAKTLIVATLLCVVCSVMVSWAAVSLKPLQDKNKVLDVKKNLLVTAKLISATEKSEKVINEAFSKIETKVVDLATGEFVDVDPASFDSVKAAKDPKANYVIPATEDIAKIKTRAKYEKVYLVKENGETTMLVLPVNGKGLWSTLYGFLVLEPDTTTVKGLGFYQHGETAGLGGEVDNPAWKALWVGKKVFNDMWKPVLKVVKGNAASGAEHDVDGLSGATLTSNGVTGLIQYWTGGNAFGPFLAKWRAGGAN, via the coding sequence ATGAGTAATGATAGTACAGCGAAAACGCTAATTGTTGCGACTCTATTATGTGTCGTATGTTCTGTTATGGTTTCATGGGCAGCTGTGTCTCTTAAGCCATTACAAGACAAGAATAAAGTTTTAGATGTTAAGAAGAATCTTCTTGTTACTGCAAAATTAATTTCTGCAACTGAGAAATCAGAAAAGGTAATTAATGAAGCATTTTCAAAAATTGAAACAAAGGTTGTAGATCTCGCAACTGGTGAATTTGTTGATGTGGATCCAGCTTCTTTTGATTCTGTAAAAGCAGCAAAAGATCCAAAGGCAAATTATGTAATTCCTGCGACTGAGGATATTGCAAAAATTAAGACTCGTGCGAAGTATGAAAAAGTTTACTTGGTAAAAGAAAATGGTGAGACGACTATGCTGGTTCTTCCTGTTAACGGAAAGGGACTTTGGTCAACTCTTTATGGTTTTCTAGTTCTTGAGCCAGATACAACTACTGTTAAAGGTCTTGGTTTTTACCAGCATGGTGAAACTGCGGGTCTTGGTGGTGAAGTTGATAATCCAGCTTGGAAGGCCCTATGGGTAGGTAAGAAAGTTTTCAATGATATGTGGAAACCAGTTCTAAAAGTAGTAAAAGGAAATGCTGCATCTGGTGCTGAGCACGATGTGGATGGGCTTTCTGGAGCAACATTAACTTCAAATGGTGTTACAGGTCTAATTCAATATTGGACTGGTGGTAATGCTTTTGGTCCATTTCTTGCGAAATGGCGTGCAGGAGGGGCAAACTAA
- a CDS encoding NADH:ubiquinone reductase (Na(+)-transporting) subunit B: MKILRDFLDSQHHHFAHGGKLEKFYPLYEMVDTFVYTPSDVAKGSVHVRDAIDLKRTMITVAVALVPCILMALYNTGFQANKVIAASGMTPEGWRAALMMNLGVAFDPASCLANMVHGLLYFLPVFLVTQVAGGFWEVVFATIRKHEINEGFLVTGMLFPLTLPPTIPLWQVAVGISFGVVIGKEVFGGTGKNFLNPALTARAFLFFAYPAQISGDAVWTAVDGYTGATALGQAALGGAGAITATWWDSFVGLIPGSMGETSALACLIGAAVLIISGIGSWRIMLSMTLSLVVITKLFNIIGSTTNPMFALGPEWHLVIGGFAFGAVFMATDPVSASMTQLGHWFYGALIGLMVALVRVVNPAFPEGTMLAILFGNVFAPLIDYYVVQGNIKRRLERNKA; this comes from the coding sequence ATGAAAATTCTTAGAGATTTTTTAGATAGTCAGCATCATCACTTCGCTCACGGTGGAAAGCTTGAAAAGTTTTACCCATTATATGAAATGGTTGATACTTTTGTTTATACGCCAAGTGATGTTGCAAAAGGTAGCGTTCACGTAAGAGACGCGATTGATCTTAAGAGAACAATGATCACTGTTGCAGTTGCACTTGTTCCTTGTATCTTAATGGCCCTTTATAATACTGGTTTTCAAGCAAATAAAGTTATCGCAGCATCTGGTATGACTCCAGAAGGTTGGAGAGCAGCTTTAATGATGAATCTTGGTGTTGCATTCGATCCAGCAAGCTGTTTAGCCAATATGGTTCACGGCTTATTGTACTTTCTTCCTGTGTTTCTAGTAACGCAAGTTGCTGGTGGTTTCTGGGAAGTAGTTTTTGCGACAATCAGAAAGCACGAAATCAACGAAGGTTTCCTAGTAACAGGGATGCTTTTCCCATTAACACTTCCTCCAACAATCCCATTATGGCAAGTAGCTGTAGGGATCAGTTTTGGTGTTGTTATTGGTAAGGAAGTTTTCGGTGGTACTGGTAAAAACTTCTTAAACCCTGCACTTACTGCAAGAGCTTTTCTTTTCTTCGCTTACCCAGCACAAATCTCTGGGGATGCTGTTTGGACGGCTGTTGATGGTTACACAGGAGCAACAGCTCTTGGACAAGCAGCTCTTGGTGGAGCTGGTGCAATCACTGCAACTTGGTGGGATTCATTTGTTGGTTTAATTCCTGGTTCAATGGGGGAAACTTCAGCTCTAGCATGTTTAATTGGTGCAGCTGTTTTAATTATCTCAGGTATTGGATCTTGGAGAATTATGCTTTCAATGACTCTTTCATTAGTAGTAATTACAAAGCTATTTAATATTATTGGATCGACTACAAACCCTATGTTTGCTCTTGGACCTGAGTGGCACCTTGTTATTGGTGGTTTTGCTTTTGGTGCAGTATTCATGGCAACTGATCCAGTATCTGCTTCAATGACTCAGTTAGGACATTGGTTCTATGGGGCCCTTATCGGTCTTATGGTTGCGCTTGTTCGTGTTGTTAACCCAGCTTTCCCTGAAGGAACAATGCTTGCTATTTTATTTGGTAACGTATTTGCTCCACTTATCGACTATTACGTCGTTCAAGGAAATATCAAGCGTAGACTTGAGAGAAATAAGGCTTAA
- a CDS encoding Na(+)-translocating NADH-quinone reductase subunit A: MIHIKKGLDLPINGKPTQKIEVGPTVSKVAITGPDYVGMKPSMQVQVGDVVKAGQALFECKKVPGVIYTSPVSGKVVEINRGDKRVFQNIVIEVAGNDHVSFENYSGKAVKDLERDEVVKLLVESGSWTSLRQRPFSKAPAIDSEPRSIFITAMDTNPLAADPKIVIDASAEDFVSGVEIISKLTDGKTFICKGAGVSIPAPTTTKVEVKEFTGVHPAGNVGTHIHYIDPVSANKTVWHIGYQDVIAIGKLFKTGKLSNERVVAIGGPKAVNPTLVKTIVGAHLGEVTSGKIGSGEVRVVSGSVLNGRKMEGVFNYLGKFHNQISLLEEGRDREFLGWHAPGLRKFSVKRTFLHWLIPGQTFDLTTKVHGSPRAMVPVGSFEKVMPLDILPTQLLRSLVTNDTDHAVELGCLELDEEDIALCTFASPGKEDFGPALRSVLTTIEKEG, translated from the coding sequence ATGATTCACATTAAAAAAGGATTGGATCTCCCGATAAACGGGAAACCAACGCAGAAAATCGAAGTTGGGCCGACAGTTTCTAAGGTTGCTATAACTGGTCCGGACTATGTAGGAATGAAGCCTTCAATGCAAGTGCAGGTAGGTGATGTGGTAAAAGCAGGACAAGCTCTTTTTGAGTGTAAAAAAGTTCCTGGTGTTATTTACACGTCTCCTGTAAGTGGAAAGGTTGTCGAAATTAATCGTGGTGATAAAAGGGTATTTCAAAACATCGTTATTGAAGTAGCTGGTAATGATCATGTTTCTTTCGAGAACTATTCTGGAAAGGCAGTAAAAGATCTTGAAAGAGACGAAGTTGTTAAACTTCTTGTTGAATCGGGATCGTGGACGTCTTTAAGACAAAGACCATTTTCAAAAGCTCCGGCTATTGATAGTGAGCCAAGATCAATTTTTATCACAGCAATGGACACAAACCCATTAGCGGCTGATCCAAAAATTGTTATCGATGCAAGCGCAGAGGACTTTGTTTCTGGTGTTGAAATCATTTCAAAATTAACAGATGGAAAAACTTTTATTTGTAAAGGTGCTGGAGTTTCAATTCCTGCTCCAACTACAACTAAAGTTGAAGTGAAAGAGTTTACTGGTGTTCACCCTGCGGGTAACGTTGGAACTCATATTCACTATATTGATCCAGTAAGTGCAAACAAAACGGTATGGCACATTGGTTACCAAGATGTAATTGCAATTGGTAAACTTTTTAAAACTGGAAAACTATCTAACGAAAGAGTTGTTGCTATTGGTGGTCCAAAGGCCGTTAATCCAACACTTGTTAAAACAATCGTTGGTGCTCACCTAGGTGAAGTTACTAGCGGAAAGATCGGTTCTGGCGAAGTTAGAGTTGTATCTGGTTCTGTTTTAAATGGTCGTAAGATGGAAGGTGTATTTAACTATCTTGGAAAATTTCACAATCAAATCTCTCTACTTGAAGAGGGAAGAGATAGAGAGTTCCTAGGATGGCATGCTCCGGGTCTTAGAAAATTTTCTGTAAAGAGAACTTTCCTTCATTGGTTAATTCCAGGGCAAACATTTGACCTAACAACTAAAGTTCACGGTTCACCAAGAGCAATGGTTCCTGTTGGTTCATTTGAAAAAGTAATGCCACTTGATATTTTACCAACGCAACTTCTTAGATCACTTGTAACTAACGATACTGATCATGCAGTAGAGCTTGGTTGTCTTGAATTAGATGAAGAAGATATTGCACTATGTACTTTTGCATCTCCAGGTAAAGAAGATTTTGGACCTGCATTACGTTCTGTATTAACAACAATTGAGAAAGAAGGATAG
- a CDS encoding spore coat protein U domain-containing protein — MDLNSYQETTPLNLSMQRTRVSYDFLCNFYFYDFGKGNANSYQRYLENKNGDKISYNLYKINGYKNILTELSDMKQNSDAIWGWSLATNQNYQDSFNVILSYDRSLIYPAGNYTDSVPVRIYSGLPFNDPRRESSSNLFLTFSIPSSIALSLVDAGSPFSEGDTTQTMDFGEIETGDTLEADLKVRSNAGYRIYMRSDNRGSLKHQLLNDKITYVLTVNNRSVNLKRGGKGDKVADFSGVTPHDGDNLRLKVVMGNPQSVQAGTYTDYVTITAETKD; from the coding sequence ATGGATCTAAACAGTTATCAAGAAACGACACCACTTAATCTTTCAATGCAGAGGACTCGTGTTTCTTATGATTTCTTGTGTAATTTTTATTTCTACGATTTTGGAAAAGGAAATGCGAATAGTTACCAACGTTATCTAGAAAACAAAAACGGAGATAAGATTTCATATAATCTATATAAAATAAATGGGTATAAAAATATATTAACTGAATTATCTGATATGAAGCAAAACAGTGATGCTATCTGGGGATGGTCTTTAGCTACGAACCAAAATTATCAGGATTCTTTTAATGTAATACTTTCTTATGATAGATCATTAATATATCCTGCAGGTAATTACACAGACTCTGTTCCTGTTAGAATATACAGTGGTTTGCCTTTTAATGATCCTAGGCGAGAAAGTAGCTCCAACCTTTTCTTGACCTTTTCTATTCCATCTTCGATTGCTCTTTCCCTTGTCGACGCTGGATCACCTTTCTCGGAAGGTGATACCACTCAAACAATGGATTTTGGAGAAATTGAAACCGGAGATACATTGGAAGCTGACTTAAAAGTCCGCTCTAACGCGGGCTACCGAATTTATATGAGAAGTGATAATCGTGGAAGTTTAAAACATCAGCTTTTAAATGATAAGATTACTTACGTTTTAACGGTTAACAATAGGTCAGTTAATTTAAAGCGTGGGGGTAAAGGCGATAAGGTTGCTGACTTTTCCGGTGTGACCCCACATGATGGAGATAATTTAAGACTTAAAGTTGTGATGGGAAATCCGCAGTCTGTCCAGGCCGGTACTTATACCGACTATGTGACAATAACTGCGGAAACAAAAGATTAA